A single region of the Thermoplasmata archaeon genome encodes:
- a CDS encoding adenylate kinase — translation MRLILLGPPGAGKGTQAEKLSAYLGVPRISTGDILRRNVVDDTPLGKKAKAYMDSGQLVPDDLVITMTERRLKEPDAKKGFILDGFPRNLAQAEALSRLTKIDAVVSLFLEPEDLIKRNTGRRICPKDDTVYHILMNPPKNPGVCDKCGTPLIIRADDKEEVVRKRIETHEKQTAPLIKYYRDRGLLREVYASGLIEEIFLRSIEALKA, via the coding sequence ATGCGTCTCATCCTCCTCGGCCCCCCGGGCGCGGGCAAAGGCACCCAGGCCGAAAAGCTCTCCGCGTACCTCGGCGTCCCGCGGATCTCGACGGGGGACATCCTGCGCCGGAACGTCGTCGACGACACGCCCCTCGGCAAGAAGGCGAAGGCGTACATGGACTCGGGCCAGCTCGTGCCCGACGACCTCGTGATCACGATGACGGAACGACGGCTCAAGGAGCCGGACGCGAAGAAGGGGTTCATCCTCGACGGCTTCCCCCGGAACCTCGCCCAGGCGGAGGCGCTCTCCAGGCTCACGAAGATCGACGCGGTCGTGAGCCTCTTCTTGGAGCCGGAGGACTTAATCAAGCGGAACACGGGCCGGCGCATATGCCCGAAGGACGACACGGTCTACCATATCCTGATGAACCCGCCGAAGAACCCCGGCGTCTGCGACAAGTGCGGCACCCCTCTGATCATCCGGGCGGACGACAAAGAGGAGGTCGTGCGCAAGCGGATCGAGACGCACGAGAAGCAGACCGCGCCGCTCATCAAGTACTACCGGGACCGCGGCCTTCTGCGGGAGGTCTACGCGAGCGGCCTCATCGAAGAGATTTTCCTCCGGTCGATCGAAGCGCTCAAGGCGTGA
- a CDS encoding helicase HerA-like domain-containing protein, translating to MSLQLGTDPESKTAIELPEDALLRHVVILGSTGAGKTVLAKAFLEEAVRAGVPVIAIDPQGDLASLALVHTDASAEEHPVDPDVVDEYWSRAAVSILTPGSTRGTPVGLNPLKSPPVAAAPEDLVVALDALAESLAAAMGYDPSEETGGRAKDVLFLTLQSSLKGGRWPRDIAELARVLEGEAPPDAAALQTKQERASLVRRAQSMTVGAKGLLFTAGPALDVESMARRAPDGRVPVSIVYTGGLRNPRERELVVATLCKDIIAWMTAKPLGDLRLVLYIDEVAGLCPPHPRNPPAKKFLSLLFRQARKYGVGVIVATQNVTDLDYKALGQASTWALGRLMAKQDLDRVRHVIASVNGPPEGILAAIPSLRAGEFILLSPDHLQSAQRLTVRGLATRHEVVPEEKFREIQANGTASAADPVAEDRIARRRRMAAAAARDAKASVPAKVEEAIGLRVLKIFEDAPGLYGQSEIAGRVVVDEKFLPILLGKLVEHRLLMADRIDGREVYWDPTVGFDPRRGAPERLAMFPLRFPLVRATKVVRDHIRRWLLGPRELIARKAFYYLPLWRVEAEVPLGRKGSRAIRQFYVNASTGELGHGAYGRISFEEIPGKDAVKLKPLTPKTLLEHVLAARIDDSIRIALVGPSRAQEIVRTTLGVKPSAVEPELVLLPIWRFDVVSNGDGRARSLWVDGSLGSVFHEAP from the coding sequence ATGTCCCTTCAGCTCGGAACCGACCCGGAGTCGAAGACCGCGATCGAGCTGCCGGAGGACGCGCTCCTCCGCCACGTCGTCATCCTGGGTTCGACGGGCGCCGGCAAGACGGTCCTCGCGAAGGCGTTCCTCGAGGAGGCCGTCCGCGCGGGCGTCCCGGTGATCGCCATCGACCCGCAAGGGGACCTCGCGTCCCTCGCGCTCGTCCACACGGACGCGTCCGCGGAGGAACATCCGGTGGACCCGGACGTCGTCGACGAGTACTGGTCCCGGGCCGCCGTGTCGATCCTCACGCCGGGTTCGACGCGCGGCACCCCGGTCGGGTTGAATCCGCTCAAATCACCGCCCGTCGCCGCGGCACCCGAGGATCTCGTCGTCGCGCTCGATGCGCTTGCGGAGAGCCTCGCCGCCGCCATGGGCTACGATCCCTCGGAGGAGACCGGCGGCCGCGCGAAGGACGTGCTCTTCCTGACGCTGCAATCGTCCTTGAAAGGCGGCCGGTGGCCGCGGGACATCGCGGAGCTCGCGAGGGTCCTGGAGGGGGAGGCGCCGCCGGACGCCGCGGCGCTGCAGACGAAGCAGGAGCGCGCCTCGCTCGTGCGCCGCGCGCAGTCGATGACCGTCGGGGCAAAAGGCCTCCTCTTCACCGCGGGCCCCGCGCTCGACGTCGAGTCGATGGCCCGTCGCGCTCCGGACGGCCGCGTGCCCGTGAGCATCGTGTACACCGGCGGCCTGCGCAACCCGCGGGAGCGGGAGCTCGTCGTCGCCACGTTGTGCAAGGACATCATCGCGTGGATGACGGCCAAGCCGCTCGGCGATTTGCGGCTCGTCCTCTACATCGACGAGGTCGCCGGCCTGTGCCCGCCCCATCCGCGGAACCCGCCAGCGAAGAAGTTCCTCTCCCTCCTGTTCCGCCAGGCGCGCAAGTACGGCGTCGGCGTGATCGTCGCGACGCAGAACGTGACGGACCTCGACTACAAGGCGCTCGGCCAGGCAAGCACGTGGGCGCTCGGGAGGCTCATGGCGAAGCAGGACCTCGATCGGGTGCGGCACGTGATCGCGTCCGTCAACGGACCGCCGGAAGGCATCTTGGCCGCCATCCCGTCGTTGCGCGCGGGCGAGTTCATCCTCCTCTCGCCGGACCACCTGCAGTCGGCGCAACGCCTGACGGTGCGCGGCCTGGCGACCCGCCACGAGGTCGTGCCGGAGGAGAAGTTCCGGGAGATTCAGGCGAACGGGACGGCCTCCGCTGCGGATCCGGTGGCGGAGGACCGGATCGCGCGGCGGCGGCGGATGGCCGCCGCGGCCGCCCGGGACGCGAAGGCGTCGGTGCCCGCCAAGGTGGAGGAGGCGATCGGCTTGCGGGTGCTGAAGATCTTCGAGGACGCGCCGGGGCTGTACGGACAGTCGGAGATCGCGGGGCGGGTCGTGGTCGACGAGAAGTTCCTTCCAATCCTCCTGGGGAAGCTCGTCGAGCATCGGCTCCTTATGGCGGACCGGATCGATGGCCGCGAGGTCTACTGGGACCCCACGGTCGGATTCGATCCCCGCCGAGGCGCGCCGGAGCGACTCGCGATGTTCCCGCTCCGCTTCCCGCTCGTCCGCGCGACGAAAGTCGTCCGGGATCACATCCGCCGGTGGTTGCTCGGCCCGCGGGAGCTGATCGCCCGCAAGGCGTTCTACTACCTCCCGCTGTGGCGGGTCGAGGCGGAGGTCCCCCTGGGCCGGAAAGGCAGCCGCGCAATCCGTCAATTCTACGTGAACGCCTCCACGGGAGAGCTCGGCCACGGGGCGTACGGCCGCATCTCGTTCGAGGAGATCCCCGGCAAAGACGCCGTGAAGCTCAAGCCGCTGACGCCGAAGACCCTCCTGGAGCACGTGCTCGCGGCCCGCATCGACGACTCGATCCGGATCGCGCTGGTCGGCCCGTCGCGGGCGCAGGAGATCGTGCGCACGACGCTCGGCGTCAAGCCGTCGGCCGTGGAGCCGGAACTCGTGCTCCTGCCGATTTGGCGGTTCGATGTCGTGTCGAACGGAGACGGCCGCGCGCGGTCGCTGTGGGTCGACGGGAGCCTCGGGTCCGTGTTCCACGAGGCGCCGTGA
- a CDS encoding endonuclease domain-containing protein, whose translation MSETTPFRGTLLTDEQYQLLLERQGGVCAICGDKSKSGRLAIDHIHGTTKVRGLLCMGATRV comes from the coding sequence ATATCAGAAACCACGCCATTCCGCGGGACGCTTCTAACCGACGAGCAGTACCAACTCCTTCTTGAACGACAGGGCGGGGTCTGCGCCATTTGCGGTGATAAGTCGAAGAGTGGACGTCTGGCAATTGACCATATCCATGGAACAACTAAGGTGCGGGGTCTCCTATGCATGGGTGCAACACGGGTTTAG
- a CDS encoding HEPN domain-containing protein → MPESEDLLKAAQESLEAARLLASRGFHPDAVSRAYYAIVYAARAALASRGVAAKTHGGTLQRFGELFVAPGLLSSDLTTAFGKAMAIRNRADYSTAVRPGREDSETVLGDAARFVDAVTRLLSGK, encoded by the coding sequence TTGCCTGAATCCGAGGACCTCCTGAAAGCCGCCCAAGAGTCGCTCGAGGCGGCAAGGCTCCTCGCATCCCGCGGTTTTCATCCGGACGCCGTGAGCCGTGCGTACTACGCGATCGTGTACGCCGCCCGTGCCGCGCTCGCAAGCCGCGGCGTTGCCGCGAAGACCCACGGCGGGACGCTCCAACGCTTCGGAGAACTGTTCGTCGCGCCCGGCCTCCTCTCCTCCGATCTCACCACGGCCTTCGGGAAGGCGATGGCGATTCGAAATCGGGCGGATTACTCGACGGCGGTGCGTCCCGGGAGGGAAGACTCCGAGACGGTACTCGGGGACGCCGCGCGATTTGTCGACGCCGTGACTCGCCTTCTCTCTGGGAAGTGA
- a CDS encoding nucleotidyltransferase domain-containing protein, whose protein sequence is MRDYRKIAEDFALHLKAKYGERIERVILFGSVARGDYREDSDVDLIVVGRGDRLALQGELAADSVRLLLETGVLVTPMAFTQEEMGRVDRTLFGRTVASEGVVLA, encoded by the coding sequence ATGAGGGACTACCGAAAGATCGCGGAGGATTTTGCCCTCCACCTCAAGGCGAAGTATGGCGAGAGGATTGAGCGGGTCATCTTGTTCGGGTCCGTGGCCCGCGGAGACTACCGGGAGGACTCTGACGTGGACCTGATCGTCGTGGGACGCGGCGACCGTTTGGCACTTCAGGGGGAGCTCGCCGCGGACTCCGTGCGGCTGCTCCTCGAGACGGGCGTCCTCGTCACCCCCATGGCATTCACGCAGGAAGAGATGGGACGGGTCGACCGGACGTTGTTCGGGCGCACCGTGGCCTCCGAGGGCGTTGTCCTTGCCTGA